Genomic DNA from Panthera leo isolate Ple1 chromosome A1, P.leo_Ple1_pat1.1, whole genome shotgun sequence:
TCAAGCGTGCCTTCCTTTCACCTTTAACTCAGACGTTCGGTAAATATTGACTGCCCACGTAACACCAGACACCTGCTGCGTGTGTGGACGTAGCAATAAACAGGAACCAAAGAATTCAGTCAGTGACTTCCCGGGGGAAGAAATCAACGTGATCAACGCCATCGCGTTATAGGAAATTAGACGGTTCTCAacagtttttgtgttttataacaAGAAGAGCCCAGAGctttggaaaaaatttaaacCGGCATTTCGATCATCGCCGGCATCAGTAATTACACGGAAACTTGACGCCGCCCGTGAGCTGCAGGGCGAGGCGCCAAGGCACTAGGGTTGGGTTGGGGCAGAAGCGCACTTCAGCTGGGGTTGGTCCCAGTGTGAGGCGAGGGCGGGACCCGGCAGGCGGGATTCACCGCCACCGCCAAAACGAACTATTTTAAGTGCACGTGGAGCGAGGGCTCACACGAGGCAGGTCCCAGGACCCACATTCTGGGGGGCAGGACCCCTAaaggccgccccgccccccctaCACCAGCCCCTCAGAGGAGGTGACGGGCAAGGTCACCGAGAGCGCACACGACACCCTACTGTACAAAGCGGGTTGGCTGCCCGGCTCCTCCCAGACCCAAAAGACCCGGCCCGGATCCCTGCTGGGCCACGCGGGGGGTCCGAGGGGAGCCCCCTCCCGCGCCGCTCACCCGGCGCTCGCCGAACAGGTCCAGGCGGCGGCCCTGGGGCTTGACATTGAAGGCGGCGCCCACCGGGGACCAGCTGGTGCTGACCCCTCGGGCGCGGATCCTGGCTCCGAGGCCCCTCGAGCCCGCTCGCCCGGGCCACAGAGGCGCTGCCCGGGTTCCGAGCCCGCGCAGCCTCCCGGCGCCCAGCATCTCGAGCCCAGAGCAGCCCCTTCCCCCGCCGCGAGACCCCGCCCCTGCACGGCGGCTCCCGCCTGGAGCACGCGCACCGCGTTTCCAAGGCAGCGGGCCACGCCGCACCACGTGACGCCAGCGCTTCCGGGTCGGGGCTCGAGGCCCTCAGAACGTGAGCACGTCGGAGTCCCGCGAGCAAGAGCGTCGCTCCGCCGCCTTCACGGCGGACGCCGCGGTCTTGCGCCCCCGTGTGTCTGGAGTAAAGAACGGCCCAGGTTTACGCTTCCCTCCCACGTGACTCGAGCGAGGCGGGCGAAGTCTGGCTGCAGGGTGAATTCTTCCAGGAGGGGCAGCGAACGCTCGGCGACGGCCGCCTGAGTGCCTTCCCCGACGCGACAGCACCGGTGACGCTCCTCGACTCTATCGGCCTCCACCCTAAACGAAGGTCGAAATTAAATCTACGGTATGACTGCACCGCATGGTTGTGTGGAACCGAGTAAATTTACTGCCAGTGAGTCTGCACTCAGATTTTGGCTGGTAAAATTGTTACGATAATTAATCTACAGTGTACATTTGCAGAGGGACGATTTCGCCGCACTTCACTCAGCCATAGGGGAATGAGAAGAtttgggggcaggaggcagaaaggaaacTGCGACTTGGGGCTTAGGATGGGGAGTGTGGGAAAGGGCCGGGGGCCCTGACAGCCTTGGCCTCCCCTAAATGAACGGAAATCACACGACAGGCGGAGTCGGGCCGGGTTCTTGTCCAGGGCGGGAAGCTTACCCTCGCTAAACTTCAACGCCCTCGTCTGCAGAAAGGGAATCGTGCCAGGTGCCTGCCTCCTGTACCTTCCGGAAGTGCGTGCAGATTAGGTGAATGAGTTCACAGCGAGGTGTCTTTGTTTCCAGAGGCTTCTGTAGGTGGAGGGAGAAAGATGCCACGGTTGGGGAAGGgagcgaggggaggggaggctgccAACGGCACCCTCACATTTTGCCTGGCTTCCTCCCTGCAGACACCTGCCGGTCCCTGGTCTATTTCAGGGTCGAGCCGGGCTGCAGAGTGGCGGATGCACGTGGGACGGGCCCCTTGACAACTGACGCTTCTGCAGAAGTGGAGCCGGGGGTGCGGGTGTGAGAAGAGGCCCACCTAGGAAAGCGAGCAAGAGGGGAGGGCTGGCGACCGCCGCCTCCCGCCAGCGCCTCGAAACACGAAACACGGCCTCAATTTTATGCAGGAACTGGATGCCGCCTGATGCGTTAAATCGGTGAGCGCAGAGGGCATCGACGGCGGTGGCGAGCTAGAAGGAGGATTCCTGTGACTTGTGCAGAGGAACAAGAGCCCGAGTGGACCTTTTGGTTCCGGGGCAACCCACAGGCACATTTTTCTGAAACCGCTTTATTTGAAGTCGTTCCAGAGCTTTATCTCCCCTGAATGTTTGGGCTTGGAGTAAAACTGTTCACTTGAGCATTGCCTGTTGGGTTTGATCAGTCCTAAGAGCCTTCTGGAAAGGCCCAGAAAGCCAGAAGGTGAAGCCAGGAGTGGTACGTGCGTCGTACAGATCGCTTCTaatcccccttcctcccttcgcctggggggtaaaaaaaaaaaaaaaaaaaaaattagtttcaaatggagtttgttttcagtttagccTGGCAGGGAGAAAAGCCCCAGTTAATCGTGGTacataacaattaaaatttaGCTAAGACAAGCAGTGTAGCAAACCTATACGATTCTTTACAACTTAACTATAAACTGTATTTCATTATGCATGTACGGTAagttgtgatttcattttctcctgatttttaatCAAAGACTTCAAATGACTTAAAATCCCCAAATTCCTAACTCTGTGTTAATATCTCATTATTGGCAACCGGTGGCTCTTAGGGCAGCCTACCCCATGTGGCCGACCTAATGGCCATATAGCAGACCCTTACAAAGATGTCAAATGTGtcgtgtaaaaaagaaaattcatcagTATATTACCAATATATTtgaccaacaaataaataaataaataaataataaaaatatatatatatatatttgacaaaaatgctttttcatttttttcttaaaaaggtgCTTCAAACCTGAGAGCCTTCCTTTAGCCCAGAATGATTTTCCTACAAGGATCCCCAACCATTGTAATGCAACATTTAAGCCTAAGagtgtcctggggtgggggtcgggggtgggggtggtgacagCTTGTCCCAAATTAACCAAGTGTCTTGGGTCTCAGAGAGCCTGGCATCGTTAGACTGTTCAGACCTGCAGCCCAGATTCACAGACCAATGAAAAATAGTCACAAATGGCGGATTACATGCGCCCACCCCTGCCAGTCCAGCTTTATCTTTTGAAATCCTTTAAACTATGCTTTACATCCCATCTTCcatatttcatcaaaaaaaaaaaaaagaagaagaagaattttatAAAAGCTTGTATCCCATGTGTggtcataaatgtatttttttccttatgtctaGCTCAGCGTATAAAGTTGGGTTCCTGAATAAGTCAGCACAGGTCGCCTCCCGATTCAGCCCTAACAAAACCAGACTTTACACTGGGGAGAAGCCGCTTAGATTACTACAATtgaaaaaaagccagagaggggatcctgggctcagtcagttgagtgtccgatttcatctcaggtcacgatctgacggttcatgagtttgagccccgcatcgggcccgcggctgtcagcccagagctcgctTGGATCCCCTGtccgcccctctctctgcccctcccctgcttgctctctctctctctcaaaaataaacattaaaaaaagccaaagaataaGGACACTCTGGCTCAGTAAATAAAGTGATCAGTCCCGCTGTAGCTGAGGGGAAGGAGGACAGCAAGGTGGGTACAGGGGCCACAGTGCAAAACTGAAGGAGACACTCAGAGTCAGGGTCAAGTGCATGCCCGCCAGCACCTGAAGGTGAGCCCCTCCTTCGATTCTGCACCCAGGGCCCCTCACTTGCTTCACCCCAGTCCTGGCTCTGTTCTAGAAGAAATAAGTTAAGGAAGGCCAATCAAATACCTATAAACAGAAGCTATTTCTGTACATTTCCCAGATTTTCCATAAGCACCGAGCAATTTTTCAATCCTTCATTTTTACAGACTGCTGCCTGCTTGTAATGATCATTTAGAAAAAGCCCCACTTTCCCCAGGGAATGAAGTGTGTTGACTTGGGGCATGGATAGAATGGCCCTAAGTCCCAATTTCTAGTGGCCCATCCTGTCAGATAAACTGGTCCCAGGCTGCGATTTGGGAAATAGCATGGCTTGCATGTGCACTGAACTTTCATCCTTTTGCTCCTTTATCAGTTGCTGTCAAACTCATGGAAAAGTatacgaggggcacctgggtggctcaagtcagtcaagcgtccgacttcggctcaggtcatgatctcagggttcgtgaggtTGGAGCCCCGTGCCGGGCCCTCTGCCGTCAGCGTGGACcgtgcttcagatcctctgtctccctgtctctgcccctcccctgctcgcactttctctctcaaaataaacaaataaacttaaaaaaaaaaaaagtatattgagTTAATGGAGGGCTATGTAATACTTGCAGAATATTAGAGGCTTGGGACCGTGTAAAATGATTTCAGTCAACCACTGCTGTACCATAGGAGACTGGAGCACAGAAGAGCGGAATGACGTACCCACTGCAGGTTCCTTGGTCAAGGCTGGAACGACAGCCTGTACGTCTCGATTCTTCGTCTTGGGCTTTTTCCGCTATAATCACGCTGCCCCCCTCCTTAGGTCATAGACTCCTCAACGTTCTTTTAGACTCAAGCCGTGGTAACAATGGCACTCACAACAAAAGACCTGCGTCAGACTGGTTGAAACAGAGAATAAGGTGGCTCACGCAACAACCTAGTCCAGAGGAATCTCTGCCTTCAGGGACAGCTGGCTTTAGGGGTCTTAACAATGTCATCAGAACCGGCTCATCTCCAGCcctgtttggctttgttttcaggCTCTACAGGTGAGCTAAATGGCTGCCAAGTAAAGTCCTGACGTCGCCTGAAGAtcttgcccttccccacccccccaacaggCCTTCCAAAGTTGCAGATTGCATGCCATTGGGTCTGATGGGATCGGGCACCATTTTGGAAATAGTCCCCGTGGCCAGAAGGTACTCTTCTTACTAAATAGGTCTGAATCCCATGTCTACACAGAGTGTAGAGTCTACACCCTTTGAAAGACTTGTCTGAGGGTGCACATCAAGACCAGACAAGCGGGAGGCAGAGGGTGCCCATCTGAACAAGAATAGCCACTGTGGCCTAAAACGCAACTTTCTCCTTACCTCGTTTTCTTAGTAAATTCACCTGCGTCCTCCGCTTTCCGCTGTAACTGTTTGGTGTCTCTGTCCAGGAACCTTTTCCTTTTGCATAGCtcctttaaagtttttataaggtaatggggcgcctgggtggcttcgttggttaagcgtccaatctcggctcgggtcatgatctcacagttcgtgagttcaggccacgcatcgggctctgtgccggcagctcggagcctggagccggcttcggattctgtgtctccctctctctctgcccctcccccactcatgctctgtgtctctcaaaaatacatgttaaaacaattttatgaggtaaatagtgaaaaaaatcaaaaggaattcACCCTGCTGTGTTTTGAACTTGTTTGAGACCTgtgatctctttttttctcccttttggaatggGACTGTCTATCCTGTGCCTTTCCCAccattgtattttggaagcaaatgATGTGTCTGGTTTCACAGGTTCACAGAGGCAGAGGGATTTTGCCTCAGGATGATCCATGCATTAGCTCTTACTTATAACTGACTTAAAGGAGTAAGATGATGAGATTGGGGACTTTGAGCTGGCGATTTTTAGAGGAGATTTAGAGTTAGCATGGATGCTGACACTGTTAAGACTTTGGGGGATGTTGGGATGGGGTGAGTGTATTTGGCATGGGGGAAGGTCAGGAATTTTGGAGGACCAGAGCAGCCTATAATATGTTGGATCGTGTCTCCCCAACAGATacgctgaagtcctaacccttgGTATCTGTGAacgtgaccttacttggaaacagGGTCTCTGTGGGTGTACTCAGGTTAAGAGGAGGTCATATTAGATTAGGGTGGCCCCCTAATCcaaatgactggtgtccttatcagAAAAGGGAGGTTTGCACACAGGCAGACATAGAGGACGGACGGCCAGGTGAGGATGGGGGTAGAGCTTGGAGGCTTCCGCAAGTCGGGGAAAGTCTGGGTctgccagaagctggaaggagcCAGGTAGAACCTTCCTCAGGGGCTTCAGGGATACTGGCTCTGCTCATACCTTGATTTAGACTCCTAGCCTCCAGCATCGTGAGACAGTTACTTTCTGTGGTTTTCAGCTCCCCCGTTTGTGGTGCTTTGTGACAATAATCCCAGGAAACCAGTACAAATTCGAGCCTGGCAACTGGTTTCATAAACAACTATTTGTTGACCTAAATGGCGATTAAAACCCAAGCTACCAAATGAGCAAAGTGTTCCACAGCTTTCCGGAATGACTCGTCACCAGCTTACGCCTTGTGTTGGCTACGACATGGAATGAGCACTTGAATGCTTCCCGGTGTCCCCAGAAATTCACATGAGGGGTAAGTCCTGACGCGGCTCCTTCAAGAACTAACTAGCGTTATCAGAACACTGGTCCCATAAGAAACACGCGTGCAAAGGATTCTCCGGATAAGGGGAACGATGAAAATTCATAAATGAATTATAATAGATGATGCAGGCatctttttaagcttttattcttaagtaatctctacacccaacacggggcttgaactcacaaccccgagatcgagagcTGCAAGGCCCCCCCCCGgttgagccagccgggcgccccaaCACGAGCACTTGGGTGCCGCTCTGTGATGATTACAACAATGAGGGTGCTTCGTAGAGTAGAATCATCGGACAGCATCTTCACGAAGCCGTCTCCGATGGGTGGTGAGCAGAGTCTAACCGCCTCCCCGTCACTGGCTGAACAGAAGGAAGCCCGTGAAAGTTGTGTCATCGTCCTCATCCGCAAACAAGCCGTTAAacctctcccctcctgccacctGCATCCACACCTCGTCCCCCAGCTTCAGGGGCAGCACGATGCCGCCGGACGCCTGGTCCTCCGAGCTCATGTAGCCGTCCTTGGTGTGCAGGATTTTTACCCCATTTTTGACCAAAGCTACCTGAACGTTCCTGGAGAAGACAGTGATGTGGTAGGTGAAGTAATAGACCCCGGCAACGTGGCAAGTGAATTTCCCCGTGGCTACATCGTAGTGATTGAATTCGTTGTACAGGATCTTATCAAATTTAATGGGCGCATCTGAAGCCGGAAACTTGCTCAGTACCGTGAGGCCCACCGTGAAAGCGCTTTTGGGCAAGACGGGAGTCTCGCCGATTTTCCCTTTTTCGCCTCGGTCCCCTTTCCAGCCTCTCATCCCCCGGACTCCCGGCTCCCCCTGGGGCCCGAGGGGCCCAGCATCTCCCTTGGGGCCAGGCTTTCCGACGGGGCCCATGGGGCCAGGTAGACCAGTTGGCCCCGAAGGCCCAGTGTGGCCCTGTAGCCCCTGAGGACCAGTGGGCCCCACGTCACCTTTCTCCCCCTTTGGCCCTCGAGGGCCAGTCTCCCCCTGGAGGCCTTTCTCTCCCATGGGACCAACAAATCCCTTGGGCCCGTGTTTTCCTGGGGGTCCCTGGGAGCCTTGATCGCCTTTGATGCCTTTGGCTTCGACTTTTCCGTCTGCTCCTAGgcggagaaagagagaataaaggaaaagatgacTTGCGACACGTCACCTTGCAAAGCCAGCTTTGGCTTTTATCGAGCACACGGAGGAGATAAAGCCGTGCAAGTACAGTAGATGCTCCGGGTCCGAACGTTACTTTACTCCTAAAGTGCGTGCGTGGCATCCACACCCGCTCACacacgcgtgcgtgcacacaaAACCCCTTCGTACTCCTGTCCGTTACGGTGGCGTCGGGGTCCACGTTAGAAATTCCAGCTCCTTACCCGCCACAGAGTCGACTCTGGCCACTATACACGGCCGACCCTTGGGCACAGGTCTTCGGAAAGGCAGACGAACTCAAGCTGCCTCCAGTGACCTGCCACTCAGCTCTCGTTCTGacatcttctaaaaaaaaaaaccctcacggGACCGAACAGCAGATAAAGACTTCGTGGCCTGTCCATTGTACCAACCGGGTCACACCGTTCGTCACTGTGCACGCACACTCAGGGCCCCCCGGCTCCTCCAGCCCGACTGGAGAGCCGTGGTGAGGAGCACGGGTTCTGGGCCAAATGCCAAGactccttcctgtctcctccaCGCAGGCACAGCGGGACAAGCCAGTCAGCCACCTACACCTCTgatgcctcatctgtaaaactgagaCAATAATACCACCTCATTTATAGGCTGTTGTATCGAGTCGATATGTggaaatcgg
This window encodes:
- the LOC122216175 gene encoding complement C1q and tumor necrosis factor-related protein 9A, producing MRTWLLLLAGGICMGNVNAQDTCRQGHPGVPGNPGHNGLPGRDGRDGAKGDKGEAGEPGHPGGPGKDGMNGEKGERGADGKVEAKGIKGDQGSQGPPGKHGPKGFVGPMGEKGLQGETGPRGPKGEKGDVGPTGPQGLQGHTGPSGPTGLPGPMGPVGKPGPKGDAGPLGPQGEPGVRGMRGWKGDRGEKGKIGETPVLPKSAFTVGLTVLSKFPASDAPIKFDKILYNEFNHYDVATGKFTCHVAGVYYFTYHITVFSRNVQVALVKNGVKILHTKDGYMSSEDQASGGIVLPLKLGDEVWMQVAGGERFNGLFADEDDDTTFTGFLLFSQ